Proteins encoded by one window of Cuniculiplasma divulgatum:
- a CDS encoding chorismate mutase family protein: MVYFIGNEKTDDNLEKLREDLLLNTLEITDMFRKRVELSRLIFQEKLRKGVTLRDRNQELRVIRRIGVRSVEERSFVNALFELTTQAQAGLISGKSEEECDCETAEYQIGRIICLTGDEIYHNCDREHPFIKAAISRGSHIVCGSIEDYDLKISIRTDELNLKIDAFNNKLKKFSFDDLLKPSGFKKILVECD; this comes from the coding sequence GTGGTTTATTTTATAGGCAATGAGAAAACAGATGATAATCTTGAAAAATTAAGAGAAGATCTTCTATTGAATACTCTTGAAATTACAGATATGTTCAGGAAAAGAGTAGAATTATCACGCCTTATATTTCAGGAAAAGCTAAGGAAAGGTGTTACCCTTCGTGATAGAAATCAAGAATTGAGGGTTATCAGAAGAATTGGTGTAAGGTCTGTTGAGGAACGCAGTTTCGTTAATGCGCTTTTTGAACTAACTACCCAGGCACAGGCAGGTTTGATATCTGGTAAGTCAGAAGAAGAATGTGATTGTGAAACAGCAGAATATCAAATTGGAAGAATAATATGCCTGACTGGAGATGAAATATACCACAACTGTGACAGGGAGCATCCATTCATTAAAGCGGCAATCTCAAGAGGTTCACATATAGTGTGTGGCAGCATAGAAGATTATGACCTAAAAATTAGTATTCGAACTGATGAACTTAATCTTAAGATAGACGCTTTCAATAATAAATTGAAGAAATTTTCCTTTGATGATTTGCTAAAACCGAGTGGATTCAAGAAAATTCTTGTGGAGTGTGATTGA
- a CDS encoding class I SAM-dependent methyltransferase has product MHIKTSKEFYTEMGVDWLSARKNTAQTESELSYLTGILRNGSTILDLACGYGRFSIPLAEYGYTVYGMDITPIFIERAREETKKRSLNIEFKNGNMQSIPYPEDSFDYVICMWNAFSELSTEQEQIAVIHEIYRVLMEKGIAIIEMRNHRSSGLVEKNFIDGFEAMPSFNHTRGSIKRLMRLSGVVNYKIFLDNFGGRKRLILEIVKI; this is encoded by the coding sequence ATGCATATAAAAACATCAAAGGAATTTTATACAGAAATGGGTGTCGATTGGCTTTCTGCGAGAAAAAACACTGCCCAGACTGAGAGTGAATTATCATATCTCACAGGTATCCTAAGAAATGGTTCAACAATATTGGATCTGGCCTGTGGATATGGAAGATTTTCGATTCCCCTTGCAGAATATGGGTATACCGTTTATGGGATGGATATCACTCCAATTTTCATTGAAAGAGCCAGGGAAGAGACTAAGAAAAGAAGTCTGAATATTGAATTCAAAAATGGGAACATGCAAAGCATCCCATACCCGGAAGATTCATTTGACTATGTCATTTGCATGTGGAACGCGTTCAGCGAGCTTTCCACTGAACAGGAACAAATCGCAGTTATTCACGAAATATACAGGGTACTAATGGAAAAAGGAATTGCAATTATTGAAATGAGAAATCACAGGTCCAGTGGACTTGTGGAAAAAAACTTTATCGACGGATTTGAAGCAATGCCAAGCTTCAATCATACCAGAGGCAGTATCAAACGGTTGATGCGTCTCTCTGGAGTGGTGAATTATAAGATATTTCTCGATAATTTTGGAGGAAGAAAAAGGCTAATTCTGGAAATAGTAAAAATTTGA
- a CDS encoding DNA glycosylase AlkZ-like family protein, protein MDRDIVQVSMKDVARFSIIRQHLSEKPGKRLNEKQKILEIFKDLKYVQIDPVYTVERSHFLTLWSRLGNFNRQNLLDLIYRDHLLVESYAHQASISIIDDLHILKMSMNERKERYLKTHPEIKPSIEQIKEFIRSTGPTTSNKLSELKIESGISGWGHERKVNLLLNLMHRMGELIICDRTESNQKVWNVPDSDFSGLTEKNTIDRKEVEKVVFQKSLESLGIASPEQIKRHYSPVSISNGVQIVNELQDESVIVPVEITNNNSKMRKKWFILKKDIPYLENLENNWMPPSVLLSPFDNLTIDRKRTEEIFNFDSRMEMYIPKHKRKYGFYCMPFLHGDRIIGRVDLKLDRHNSELKINAIYDEGRYFSQKRVLGTMIDSLNSLSEFLNASSIKIPQTIQYSK, encoded by the coding sequence ATGGATAGAGACATTGTTCAGGTATCAATGAAAGATGTTGCCAGATTCTCTATTATTCGGCAGCACCTTTCGGAAAAGCCGGGCAAGAGATTGAATGAGAAGCAGAAAATTTTGGAAATTTTTAAGGATTTAAAATACGTCCAGATCGATCCTGTGTACACAGTAGAAAGAAGTCATTTCCTTACCCTCTGGAGCAGATTGGGTAACTTTAACAGGCAGAATCTTCTAGACCTAATATACAGAGATCATCTTCTGGTTGAATCCTATGCTCATCAGGCATCTATTTCAATTATTGACGATCTGCATATTTTAAAAATGAGTATGAATGAAAGAAAGGAAAGATATTTGAAAACACATCCCGAAATAAAGCCTTCAATTGAACAGATTAAAGAGTTTATCAGGTCAACCGGACCAACAACATCAAACAAACTTTCAGAGTTAAAAATTGAATCTGGAATAAGTGGCTGGGGGCATGAAAGAAAGGTAAATTTACTGCTTAACCTGATGCACAGAATGGGAGAATTAATTATATGTGATAGAACAGAATCAAACCAGAAGGTGTGGAATGTCCCTGATAGTGATTTTAGTGGGTTAACGGAGAAGAACACTATTGACAGGAAAGAGGTCGAAAAAGTAGTATTTCAGAAATCCCTTGAGTCACTTGGTATTGCCTCTCCAGAGCAGATCAAAAGGCATTATTCTCCTGTTAGTATTTCTAATGGAGTTCAAATCGTGAACGAACTTCAGGATGAATCAGTTATAGTACCGGTGGAAATAACCAATAATAACTCAAAGATGAGAAAAAAATGGTTCATACTAAAAAAGGATATACCATATCTGGAAAATCTTGAAAATAATTGGATGCCACCATCTGTCCTGCTTTCTCCCTTTGATAATCTAACTATAGACAGAAAGAGGACAGAAGAGATATTCAATTTTGATAGCCGAATGGAAATGTATATTCCAAAACATAAAAGAAAATATGGGTTCTACTGCATGCCATTCCTTCATGGTGACAGAATAATAGGAAGAGTTGACCTGAAATTAGATCGCCATAATAGTGAACTAAAGATCAATGCGATCTATGATGAGGGTAGATATTTTTCTCAGAAGAGGGTTCTAGGAACAATGATTGATTCGTTAAATTCCTTGTCAGAATTTCTTAACGCATCATCTATTAAAATTCCTCAAACCATTCAATATAGTAAATGA